From one Candidatus Parcubacteria bacterium genomic stretch:
- the groL gene encoding chaperonin GroEL (60 kDa chaperone family; promotes refolding of misfolded polypeptides especially under stressful conditions; forms two stacked rings of heptamers to form a barrel-shaped 14mer; ends can be capped by GroES; misfolded proteins enter the barrel where they are refolded when GroES binds) has translation MAKKILYNEKAREALRRGVDAVANAVKITVGPRGRNVVLDKGYGAPMITNDGVSIAKDISLSDKFENMGAEIAKEVATRTNDIAGDGTTTSLILMQAIVSEGLKQTAMGINAMGIRQGIEKAAEEVTAALKVIAKPIKTKAETMQVATISAENEEIGQKIAETVDRVGKDGVVTVEESQSFGIETEFVEGLEFKDRGYVSPYMVTNGERMEAEYKDPLILITDGRISFVKDMLPILEKVAASGKKELVIIAEDVDGEALTTIVLNKLRGAFSVLAVKAPGFGERLKEFAGDIAVTIGATVISESAALKLENAELSHLGRASRFVATKDTFTIVGGKGKKSEIDARIKTIRNQREKTDSKYDKEKLDERIAKLSGGVAVIKVGAATETEMKYLKLKIEDAVNATKAAIDEGIVAGGGVALVKAAEKVRAKGIKSQGYFESEFAVGVNIVLKALEMPLRQIAINAGKDDGSVIVERVRGGKGNEGYDALKDVFVPDMLAAGIIDPVKVTRNCVQNAASAAAILLTTEVAIADEPEKKEEPAAGGRGGMEY, from the coding sequence ATGGCCAAGAAAATCCTCTATAACGAAAAGGCACGCGAAGCGCTCCGTAGGGGCGTGGATGCAGTAGCGAACGCGGTCAAGATCACCGTGGGCCCGCGTGGTCGCAATGTGGTGCTCGACAAGGGCTACGGCGCGCCGATGATCACCAACGATGGCGTCTCCATCGCCAAGGACATCTCCCTTTCCGACAAGTTTGAGAATATGGGTGCAGAGATCGCCAAGGAAGTCGCTACCAGAACTAACGACATCGCGGGAGATGGCACCACTACCTCCCTCATCCTCATGCAGGCCATCGTCTCCGAAGGCCTCAAGCAGACGGCTATGGGCATCAACGCCATGGGCATCCGCCAGGGTATCGAGAAGGCAGCGGAGGAAGTGACGGCCGCGCTCAAGGTGATCGCTAAGCCCATCAAGACCAAGGCAGAGACCATGCAGGTGGCCACCATCTCTGCAGAAAACGAAGAGATCGGCCAGAAGATTGCTGAGACTGTGGATCGCGTGGGTAAGGACGGCGTGGTCACGGTGGAGGAATCCCAGTCCTTCGGCATCGAGACTGAATTCGTGGAAGGTCTCGAGTTTAAGGATCGCGGCTACGTCTCACCGTATATGGTCACTAACGGCGAGCGCATGGAGGCGGAGTACAAGGATCCCCTCATCCTCATCACCGACGGGCGCATCTCTTTCGTGAAGGACATGCTGCCCATTCTCGAGAAGGTCGCGGCAAGCGGTAAGAAGGAACTCGTCATCATCGCCGAGGATGTGGATGGCGAAGCGCTCACCACCATCGTGCTCAACAAGCTCCGCGGCGCCTTCAGCGTGCTCGCAGTTAAAGCTCCTGGCTTCGGCGAGCGCCTCAAGGAATTCGCGGGCGATATCGCGGTCACCATCGGTGCCACCGTCATTTCCGAGAGCGCTGCGCTCAAGCTCGAGAATGCGGAACTCTCTCATCTTGGACGCGCGAGCCGCTTCGTCGCCACTAAGGACACCTTCACCATCGTGGGAGGGAAGGGCAAGAAGAGCGAGATCGACGCGCGCATCAAGACCATCCGCAATCAGCGCGAGAAGACCGATTCTAAATATGACAAGGAGAAGCTCGATGAGCGCATCGCCAAGCTCTCTGGCGGCGTCGCCGTCATCAAGGTGGGCGCAGCTACCGAGACAGAGATGAAATACCTCAAGCTCAAGATCGAGGATGCAGTGAACGCTACCAAGGCGGCCATCGACGAAGGTATCGTCGCAGGAGGCGGCGTAGCTCTGGTCAAAGCTGCAGAGAAAGTGCGTGCTAAAGGCATCAAGTCTCAGGGCTACTTCGAGAGCGAGTTCGCGGTGGGCGTGAATATCGTGCTGAAGGCGCTCGAGATGCCGCTCCGCCAGATCGCCATCAATGCCGGTAAAGATGACGGCTCCGTCATCGTGGAGCGTGTGCGTGGAGGGAAGGGCAATGAAGGCTATGACGCACTCAAGGATGTGTTCGTACCCGACATGCTCGCGGCAGGCATCATCGATCCGGTGAAAGTCACCCGCAACTGCGTGCAGAACGCAGCCTCTGCTGCTGCTATCCTCCTTACTACTGAGGTAGCGATTGCGGATGAGCCGGAGAAGAAGGAGGAACCCGCAGCGGGCGGCCGGGGCGGCATGGAATACTAA
- a CDS encoding sulfite oxidase-like oxidoreductase has translation MIINEDFEPTRGRDKRLPPGQYETRDFPVLSLGPTPEVTTEGWKLEITGLVQNQLSFSWEEFLKLPIEKVKKDIHCVTKWSKFDTEWEGVSLDELMKRAGVGESATHVIAYSHDGYSTNLPIEDVRDGKAWVAVRYEGEDISAEHGGPARLLVPHLYFWKSAKWLKRIEFIDRDVPGFWEVRGYHNYGDPWQEQRYTFD, from the coding sequence ATGATCATCAACGAAGATTTCGAACCGACGCGAGGTCGCGACAAGCGTCTCCCGCCGGGGCAGTACGAGACGCGCGATTTCCCTGTGCTCTCGCTCGGGCCTACTCCGGAAGTCACGACCGAGGGATGGAAGCTCGAGATTACGGGCTTGGTCCAGAACCAGCTCTCGTTCTCCTGGGAAGAATTCCTGAAGCTTCCTATAGAAAAGGTGAAGAAGGATATTCATTGTGTGACCAAGTGGTCCAAGTTCGATACGGAGTGGGAGGGCGTCTCGCTCGATGAGTTGATGAAGCGCGCAGGAGTGGGCGAGAGTGCGACGCATGTCATCGCGTACTCTCATGACGGATACAGCACCAACCTGCCGATAGAGGATGTGCGGGATGGGAAGGCCTGGGTAGCTGTGCGCTACGAAGGAGAAGATATCTCGGCAGAACACGGGGGCCCGGCGCGCCTTCTGGTGCCGCATCTCTACTTCTGGAAGAGCGCGAAGTGGCTTAAGAGGATAGAATTCATTGATCGCGACGTTCCCGGATTCTGGGAAGTGCGCGGCTATCATAACTATGGAGACCCCTGGCAAGAACAACGCTACACCTTCGACTGA
- the secG gene encoding preprotein translocase subunit SecG: protein MQVVSTVLPYVQIALAVLLASFILLQQRGAGLGGALGGGDGFGYNTRRGAEKILFNASIVTAVFFVASTLIALIIK from the coding sequence ATGCAGGTAGTGTCTACGGTCTTGCCGTACGTACAGATAGCGCTCGCCGTTCTCCTCGCGAGCTTCATACTTCTCCAACAGCGTGGAGCTGGCCTTGGCGGCGCATTAGGCGGCGGCGATGGCTTCGGGTACAACACCCGTCGCGGCGCAGAAAAGATCCTCTTTAACGCATCCATCGTTACAGCGGTCTTCTTCGTAGCCTCTACCCTCATCGCACTCATTATTAAGTAA
- a CDS encoding ribonuclease J, which translates to MNDQPRDQQHPPRRPMHSGGHAGNRGSGQQVAHAAGAPQGAHNQPQGIHPERTGSTGGRGGRGGRGRGGMRRPFGGRGRDRQTHPAPDMTPQRDEQITEAHAESRKIPPPGDNIRIIPIGGVEEIGKNMTVFEYKDDIIVVDCGFQFREEETPGIDYILPNTKYLEDRKDKIRAVIITHGHLDHIGAIPFVMPKIGNPPLYSRMLTTVMIQKRQEEFPNNPPFDIRVVEKNERVTFGSLAVSFFAVTHTIPDSMGLIIETPHGNIVHTGDLKVDHDDGVPTKEEEEIYARFKDMKVLALLADSTNTENPGFSMPERVAHKNIEEIVKNVKGRLIIGTFASLLDRIIRIIEIAEKYNKKVVIEGRSMKVNVEIARYLKLFEAKEETFISAEQMEQYPPDRIIAISTGAQADEFAALSRMATKKHKYFKITKFDTILLSSSIVPGNERAVQKLKDNLARQGAKIIHYKVQDVHASGHANRDEMAWIHKKVNPRFFIPIHGYHHMLRVHGEIERSLGMPESNIVIPDNGMIIEITDKGEKIRVLKEKAPSNLVLVDGFSVGDVQEVVMRDRTLLSKDGMFVIIASVNPKTGKLRKSPDIISRGFVYLRESQNLLQDARNIIKKTIEDTTAGQNPPDLDYTKTVIVDNVGRFLFQKTNKRPLVIPVLIGV; encoded by the coding sequence ATGAACGACCAACCGAGAGACCAGCAGCACCCCCCGAGACGCCCGATGCACAGCGGAGGACACGCGGGCAACCGCGGAAGCGGCCAGCAGGTCGCACACGCAGCCGGCGCGCCACAAGGAGCGCATAACCAGCCACAGGGAATACACCCTGAGCGCACAGGTAGCACAGGAGGACGTGGCGGACGAGGAGGACGTGGTCGTGGCGGCATGCGTCGCCCCTTCGGCGGACGCGGGCGCGATCGCCAGACGCACCCTGCTCCCGACATGACCCCGCAGCGCGATGAGCAGATCACCGAAGCGCACGCAGAGAGCCGCAAGATTCCACCCCCAGGAGACAATATCCGCATCATCCCGATCGGCGGCGTAGAGGAGATCGGCAAGAATATGACCGTGTTCGAGTACAAGGACGACATCATCGTCGTCGACTGCGGATTCCAGTTCCGCGAGGAAGAGACGCCGGGCATCGACTACATCCTGCCAAACACCAAGTACCTCGAGGACCGCAAGGACAAGATCCGCGCAGTCATCATCACCCACGGCCACCTCGACCACATCGGCGCCATCCCCTTCGTCATGCCGAAGATCGGCAATCCCCCGCTCTATTCCCGCATGCTCACCACAGTGATGATCCAGAAGCGCCAAGAGGAGTTCCCTAACAATCCCCCCTTCGACATTCGCGTGGTAGAGAAGAACGAACGCGTCACCTTCGGCTCCCTCGCAGTGAGCTTCTTCGCGGTGACCCACACCATCCCTGACTCCATGGGTCTCATCATCGAGACGCCGCACGGCAACATCGTGCACACCGGCGACCTCAAGGTGGATCATGACGACGGCGTACCGACCAAGGAAGAGGAAGAGATCTACGCGCGCTTCAAGGATATGAAAGTGCTCGCTCTCCTTGCCGACTCTACGAACACCGAGAACCCCGGCTTCTCCATGCCGGAGCGCGTCGCGCACAAAAACATCGAGGAGATCGTCAAGAACGTGAAGGGGCGCCTCATCATCGGCACCTTCGCTTCCCTCCTCGACCGAATCATCCGCATCATCGAGATCGCTGAGAAGTACAACAAGAAAGTTGTCATCGAGGGACGCAGCATGAAGGTGAACGTAGAGATCGCCCGCTACCTCAAGCTCTTCGAAGCTAAGGAAGAGACCTTCATCTCCGCCGAGCAGATGGAGCAATATCCTCCGGATCGCATCATCGCCATCTCTACCGGCGCCCAGGCGGACGAGTTCGCCGCACTCTCCCGCATGGCCACCAAGAAGCACAAGTACTTCAAGATCACCAAGTTCGATACCATCCTCCTCTCCTCCTCCATCGTGCCCGGCAACGAGCGCGCCGTGCAGAAGTTGAAGGACAACCTCGCGCGCCAGGGAGCCAAGATCATCCACTACAAGGTGCAGGACGTGCACGCCTCGGGGCATGCCAATCGCGATGAGATGGCTTGGATCCACAAGAAGGTGAACCCTCGCTTCTTCATCCCCATCCACGGCTACCACCACATGCTCCGCGTCCACGGCGAGATCGAGCGCTCCTTGGGCATGCCCGAGAGCAACATCGTCATCCCAGACAACGGTATGATCATCGAGATCACCGACAAGGGCGAGAAGATCCGCGTACTCAAGGAGAAGGCTCCTTCCAATCTCGTACTGGTGGACGGCTTCTCCGTAGGCGACGTACAGGAAGTAGTCATGCGTGACCGCACACTCCTCTCCAAGGACGGCATGTTCGTGATCATCGCCAGCGTGAACCCGAAGACCGGCAAGCTCCGCAAGAGCCCGGACATCATCTCCCGCGGTTTCGTGTATCTCCGCGAATCGCAGAACCTCCTCCAGGACGCCCGTAATATCATCAAGAAGACCATCGAGGACACCACCGCAGGCCAGAATCCTCCGGACCTCGATTACACCAAGACCGTCATCGTGGACAATGTCGGACGCTTCCTCTTCCAGAAGACCAACAAGCGACCGCTGGTCATTCCGGTGCTTATAGGGGTATAG
- a CDS encoding LemA family protein produces the protein MSVTYVTLGIVAAFGIWVIFAYNRLVTLVNRAKEAWADIDVQLKRRYDLIPNLVNTVKGYAAHEQATLDRITTARTVAMNAQGTAEKGAAENQLTGALKSLFAVSEAYPDLKANQNFLELQRELSDTENKVQAARRFYNQNVMALNTMVESVPSNLVAGIFNFGKMELFALTEAAAAEPVKVNF, from the coding sequence ATGTCTGTTACGTATGTCACTCTGGGAATAGTCGCCGCTTTCGGAATCTGGGTGATCTTCGCCTACAACCGTCTGGTCACTCTGGTGAACCGCGCCAAGGAAGCCTGGGCCGACATCGATGTGCAGCTGAAGCGCCGCTACGATCTCATCCCGAACCTGGTGAACACGGTCAAGGGCTACGCCGCGCACGAGCAGGCTACGCTTGATCGCATCACTACCGCGCGCACTGTCGCCATGAATGCGCAGGGCACTGCGGAGAAGGGTGCAGCCGAGAATCAGCTCACCGGCGCGCTCAAGTCTCTCTTTGCTGTCTCTGAAGCGTATCCCGATCTCAAGGCCAACCAGAACTTCCTGGAGCTCCAGCGCGAACTCTCTGATACCGAGAACAAGGTGCAGGCTGCTCGCCGCTTCTATAACCAGAACGTGATGGCACTCAACACCATGGTGGAGTCCGTGCCTTCCAATCTCGTCGCGGGCATCTTTAACTTCGGCAAGATGGAACTCTTCGCACTCACTGAGGCAGCTGCAGCGGAGCCGGTGAAGGTTA
- a CDS encoding twin-arginine translocation signal domain-containing protein produces MQEKFLSLFKGESKIDVSRRNVLKFLAVGGAAFTLGKFAGPITSLFSGEKVLHEALFNNFKVTETNKSLTFADRDGNAIFIIDKDAF; encoded by the coding sequence ATGCAGGAGAAATTTCTTTCACTATTCAAAGGCGAGTCTAAGATAGACGTCTCTCGCCGTAACGTACTCAAGTTCCTGGCTGTGGGCGGGGCGGCGTTCACCTTGGGTAAGTTCGCAGGTCCCATCACCTCGCTCTTCAGTGGAGAGAAGGTGCTCCATGAGGCGCTTTTTAATAATTTCAAGGTGACGGAGACTAATAAGTCCCTCACCTTCGCGGATCGCGACGGCAACGCCATTTTTATCATCGATAAGGACGCGTTCTGA
- a CDS encoding oxidoreductase produces METPGKNNATPSTDLRRLWQAATLVRFGFAAGNVKSLVFKVPEWVKHLPGQHYDIRLTSATGYQAERSYSAASAPESEGVIELGVEFLEKGEVSPYLWNLKEGGKIEIRGPIGGHFIWTSEMPGPLVLIGGGSGMVPLMSMLRHYHLTDTSRRPIVFLISARSLDRVLYKEELEELMGKHPNLSVVITLTDEAPSDWVGYKRRVDSEMLQEVLAKVSGGMPMTYICGPTGFVEAVSRNLVAEGAAPHLIRTERFG; encoded by the coding sequence ATGGAGACCCCTGGCAAGAACAACGCTACACCTTCGACTGATTTGCGCCGTCTCTGGCAAGCTGCAACCTTGGTCCGCTTTGGTTTCGCTGCGGGGAACGTGAAGTCTCTCGTCTTCAAAGTGCCGGAGTGGGTCAAACACCTTCCGGGGCAGCACTACGATATCAGGCTTACCTCTGCTACTGGCTATCAGGCAGAGCGCAGCTACTCAGCTGCTTCCGCGCCTGAGAGCGAAGGGGTGATCGAGCTCGGTGTAGAATTTTTAGAAAAAGGAGAGGTTTCGCCGTATCTTTGGAACCTAAAGGAAGGAGGGAAGATCGAGATTCGCGGTCCTATTGGGGGCCATTTCATCTGGACCAGCGAGATGCCGGGGCCCTTGGTACTCATCGGGGGAGGAAGCGGCATGGTGCCGCTCATGAGCATGTTGCGGCACTATCATCTGACCGATACTTCAAGGCGCCCTATCGTCTTTCTCATCAGTGCGCGCAGCTTGGATCGGGTTTTGTATAAAGAGGAGCTGGAAGAGCTCATGGGTAAGCATCCGAATCTCTCCGTAGTCATCACTCTCACTGACGAAGCGCCATCGGACTGGGTGGGGTATAAGCGGCGCGTGGATAGCGAGATGCTGCAAGAGGTATTGGCCAAGGTGAGCGGAGGGATGCCCATGACCTACATCTGTGGACCTACCGGCTTCGTGGAGGCGGTCTCACGTAATCTGGTAGCTGAGGGCGCAGCGCCCCACCTCATCCGCACGGAGCGCTTCGGCTAG
- a CDS encoding co-chaperone GroES, with translation MKKKASKKSPKKPAAKAAREAIQSFGLRPLADRVIIKEQAKEETKKTEAGIIIPDNGEKDASSRRGEVVAAGPGRYDDGDLLPMTLKVGDTVLFQWGEKVKIDGVEYFIVREGDILGVLS, from the coding sequence ATGAAGAAAAAAGCTTCAAAGAAGAGCCCGAAGAAACCAGCAGCCAAGGCTGCGAGGGAGGCCATCCAGAGCTTCGGCCTCCGACCGCTTGCGGACCGCGTGATCATCAAGGAACAGGCCAAGGAAGAGACCAAGAAGACCGAGGCCGGCATCATCATCCCGGATAACGGGGAGAAGGACGCAAGCAGCCGCCGCGGAGAGGTGGTCGCGGCAGGTCCCGGCCGCTATGACGACGGGGATCTCCTCCCCATGACCCTTAAGGTGGGGGATACGGTCCTCTTCCAGTGGGGCGAGAAGGTAAAGATCGATGGAGTGGAGTACTTCATCGTCCGCGAAGGCGATATCCTCGGCGTTCTCAGCTAA
- a CDS encoding MFS transporter — MRGLLIATYVANLFLSFHYFIPAYVNSAYLSFFVRESSVGFYYALASAVSLLLLLRSGTLLARYGNARLLLSYGLLDALAVALLAFSSNPAAVIFGFLAHQTLGPLILFSLDLYLEKATVSERSTGTVRGTYLTIANATLILSPLLAAFLIEAYGEQAVYAAALIFIFPVLALAATLFRSFNDPPYGALQFKETLQRVWRSPSLRAVYVVNLLLQFFYAWMVVYAPLFLRSLGLGWSEIGLIFSIMLIPFLLFELPVGKLADTRISERRIILVGLCLIGIFSLLFGLSATYSFVWFAGVLFMTRVGASFVEAASESYFFKQVQGGDASLVALFRATRSISYIAGPLLGALLLCFVSLQGLFVILGFIMLIGIFFARALCPEALGGKCK, encoded by the coding sequence ATGCGCGGCCTCCTCATCGCGACCTACGTCGCGAACTTGTTCCTCTCCTTCCACTACTTTATTCCCGCGTACGTGAACTCCGCGTACCTCTCCTTCTTCGTAAGGGAGAGCAGCGTCGGCTTCTACTACGCACTCGCCTCTGCCGTCTCTCTCCTTCTCCTGCTCCGCTCCGGTACGCTGCTCGCCCGTTACGGGAACGCCCGACTTCTCCTCTCCTATGGACTCCTTGATGCACTTGCGGTGGCCCTCCTCGCCTTCAGTTCCAATCCTGCTGCGGTAATTTTCGGCTTCCTCGCCCACCAGACGCTCGGACCCCTCATCCTCTTCTCTCTTGATCTCTACCTGGAGAAAGCGACCGTGAGCGAGCGCTCCACCGGTACCGTACGCGGGACCTACCTCACCATAGCGAACGCCACCCTCATCCTCTCTCCGCTTCTAGCTGCCTTCCTCATCGAAGCCTACGGGGAGCAAGCAGTCTATGCGGCCGCGCTCATCTTCATCTTCCCTGTCTTAGCACTTGCTGCCACCCTCTTCCGCTCCTTCAATGATCCGCCGTATGGCGCTCTCCAATTCAAAGAAACTCTGCAGAGAGTCTGGCGAAGCCCTTCTCTGCGAGCCGTCTACGTGGTGAATCTCCTGCTGCAGTTCTTCTACGCCTGGATGGTGGTGTATGCGCCACTCTTCTTGCGAAGTCTTGGGCTTGGCTGGAGCGAGATTGGTCTCATCTTCAGCATCATGCTGATACCCTTCCTGCTCTTCGAGCTTCCTGTGGGGAAGCTTGCAGACACCCGGATCAGTGAGCGGCGCATCATCCTCGTCGGACTCTGCTTGATCGGCATATTCAGCCTCCTCTTCGGCCTCTCCGCAACCTATTCCTTCGTCTGGTTTGCGGGTGTCCTCTTCATGACGCGCGTCGGCGCTTCTTTCGTGGAAGCAGCCAGCGAAAGCTACTTCTTCAAGCAGGTGCAGGGCGGCGACGCTTCACTTGTGGCGCTCTTCCGAGCCACTCGCAGCATCTCCTATATCGCAGGACCTCTCTTGGGAGCTCTGCTCCTCTGTTTCGTCTCTCTTCAGGGGCTCTTCGTGATCCTAGGCTTCATCATGCTTATCGGCATATTCTTCGCGCGCGCTCTCTGTCCGGAAGCCTTAGGAGGCAAGTGCAAGTGA
- a CDS encoding A/G-specific adenine glycosylase yields MEKWEIGAFQKKVLAHFRTHGRVLPWRETRDPYRILLSEIMLQQTQVERVRSYYTRFLKAFPTIQKLAAAPLRDVLVLWQGLGYNRRAKYLHEAAIALSKNKAGFPKDAAALRALPGVGPYTASAVAAFAYGAPEILIETNIRTAYLHHFFAERKDVSDTEILPLIEQTLYKKDPRIWYYALMDYGAHLKSILPNPSRRSVHHKKQAAFKGSNRELRGAILKHLALQKSLSKADLFKKLLPLKRSRAETGAVLEALSKEGLVRVSKDSLALAS; encoded by the coding sequence ATGGAGAAGTGGGAGATAGGAGCGTTTCAGAAGAAAGTACTCGCGCATTTTCGCACGCACGGTCGCGTCTTGCCCTGGAGAGAGACACGTGATCCGTACCGCATCCTCCTCTCGGAGATCATGCTGCAGCAGACGCAAGTGGAGCGTGTGCGTAGCTATTACACGCGCTTTCTCAAGGCGTTTCCCACGATACAGAAACTTGCTGCCGCACCGCTTCGGGATGTGCTCGTGCTCTGGCAGGGTCTGGGCTACAACCGCAGAGCGAAATATCTGCACGAAGCCGCTATCGCTCTTTCGAAGAATAAAGCTGGGTTTCCTAAAGATGCTGCGGCGCTACGAGCGCTTCCTGGGGTAGGACCGTATACCGCCTCTGCAGTAGCTGCCTTTGCGTATGGCGCTCCAGAGATCCTTATCGAGACCAATATCCGTACGGCATACCTCCATCATTTCTTCGCTGAGAGGAAGGACGTGTCGGATACAGAGATCCTGCCACTCATAGAGCAGACGCTATACAAAAAAGACCCGCGCATCTGGTACTACGCGCTCATGGACTACGGCGCACATCTGAAATCCATTCTCCCGAATCCGAGTCGCCGCAGCGTACATCATAAGAAACAGGCGGCTTTCAAGGGATCGAATAGGGAACTGCGTGGGGCCATTCTCAAGCATCTCGCTTTACAGAAATCTCTCTCGAAAGCCGATCTTTTTAAAAAACTGCTCCCGCTCAAGCGGAGCAGAGCAGAGACAGGAGCTGTGCTCGAAGCTTTGTCCAAGGAGGGGCTTGTGCGGGTTTCAAAGGATTCACTTGCACTTGCCTCCTAA
- a CDS encoding sulfotransferase, protein MEPHEMTIVAQLRANLRGDFETGWKIAQHLEKTMPHNNRVAFNRGWHLLQQGDLQGGMALLDRGRFEKVFGSPALPCGTPIWNPDLGTAGKTILLRSEGGLGDEMINVRFATLLAERGARVIVACDKGLAPLFSRVKGVAEVIEHKDVCNTKHDSWVPAMSAARLLGLTYGTLSGKSYLSADPAYAEKWKGIINGPELKIGIRWSGNPQFEHEQYRRFDPSPLIALSQIPGVKVYSLQRDADLRELPPEVVDLKDKLETWEDTAGAIANLDLVITSCTSITHLAAGMGKETWVIVPILPYYMWALPGERSPWYESVRVFRQEAFGDWSAPLQRVFRAVSERVGAASSETVMPTVAPTPAPDISYLPKEPAAPGPSSSLLVAAPYTLHFIAGLPRSGSTMLTSLLSQNPRLHGAPVSGLVDILTGIYSNWDKIGSHMESPNKEAKRAVLLSALNSYHAPAGKPVVVDKSRGWISHIPLLEELLGRKVKILVPVRPVVEILASFEKLRNRDPLELTGADEALGAGSNVASRAQYFAGPGGPVGIAYNATKEAVQRGYMDRLLFIDYNKLVTDPEREMRRIYEFWGEPYFAHDFNNIEQQGTYDSYQPHRFVGLHDIRPKIERQSASPVEILGGEVVAIYAHPEPWEPWV, encoded by the coding sequence ATGGAGCCTCATGAGATGACCATTGTCGCCCAGCTTCGCGCCAATCTGCGCGGGGATTTCGAGACCGGTTGGAAGATCGCTCAGCATCTTGAGAAGACTATGCCGCATAACAATCGGGTAGCCTTCAACCGTGGCTGGCACCTCCTGCAGCAGGGCGATCTCCAAGGAGGAATGGCGCTTCTTGATCGCGGACGCTTTGAAAAAGTATTCGGCTCTCCCGCGCTTCCGTGCGGTACACCCATCTGGAATCCGGATCTCGGTACTGCAGGCAAGACTATCCTGCTCCGTAGCGAAGGCGGCCTCGGGGACGAGATGATCAACGTGCGCTTCGCAACGCTTCTCGCCGAGCGCGGAGCGCGCGTCATCGTCGCCTGCGATAAAGGGCTTGCGCCGCTCTTCTCTCGGGTGAAGGGAGTAGCAGAGGTGATCGAACACAAGGATGTGTGCAATACCAAACACGATTCTTGGGTCCCGGCGATGTCCGCAGCGCGACTCCTTGGTCTTACTTATGGCACTCTTTCGGGTAAGTCGTATCTCTCCGCTGATCCAGCCTATGCAGAAAAGTGGAAGGGGATCATCAACGGTCCCGAGCTCAAGATCGGCATCCGTTGGTCGGGCAACCCTCAGTTTGAGCATGAGCAGTACCGTCGCTTTGATCCCTCTCCGCTCATCGCGCTAAGCCAAATCCCGGGAGTGAAAGTGTACAGCCTCCAGCGAGACGCTGATCTGCGCGAGTTGCCACCGGAAGTTGTTGATCTTAAGGATAAGCTCGAGACCTGGGAGGATACGGCGGGAGCGATTGCTAATCTCGATCTGGTCATTACCTCCTGCACCTCCATCACGCACCTTGCTGCAGGGATGGGCAAGGAGACCTGGGTCATCGTGCCCATCCTTCCGTACTATATGTGGGCGCTGCCTGGCGAGCGTTCCCCGTGGTACGAATCCGTGCGCGTCTTCCGACAGGAAGCCTTCGGTGATTGGAGTGCTCCGCTCCAGAGAGTATTCAGAGCGGTTTCAGAACGGGTGGGTGCCGCTTCCTCTGAGACGGTGATGCCGACAGTTGCTCCCACGCCCGCGCCTGATATCTCCTACCTACCTAAAGAGCCTGCTGCTCCCGGACCTTCTTCCTCTCTTCTGGTGGCGGCTCCCTATACGCTCCACTTCATTGCGGGACTTCCGCGCTCCGGCTCTACCATGCTCACGAGCCTCCTTTCTCAGAACCCGCGCCTCCATGGTGCGCCGGTTTCTGGTCTCGTCGATATTCTCACCGGTATCTATTCCAACTGGGACAAGATCGGCTCGCACATGGAGTCTCCTAACAAGGAAGCCAAGCGCGCCGTGCTCCTCTCCGCACTCAACTCATACCATGCTCCTGCAGGGAAGCCGGTAGTGGTGGACAAGAGCCGTGGCTGGATCTCGCACATCCCGCTCCTCGAGGAGCTTCTTGGACGGAAGGTCAAGATCCTGGTGCCAGTGCGCCCGGTGGTGGAGATCCTCGCTTCCTTCGAGAAGCTCCGGAATAGGGATCCTCTCGAGCTTACGGGTGCGGATGAAGCGCTGGGTGCAGGTTCGAACGTAGCGAGTCGCGCACAGTATTTTGCGGGCCCCGGTGGCCCCGTCGGTATTGCTTACAACGCCACTAAGGAGGCAGTGCAGCGCGGCTACATGGACCGGCTCCTCTTCATTGATTACAACAAGCTAGTCACGGACCCGGAGCGGGAGATGCGCCGCATCTATGAGTTCTGGGGAGAGCCGTACTTTGCGCATGATTTTAATAACATAGAGCAGCAGGGTACGTATGATAGCTATCAGCCGCACCGCTTCGTGGGACTTCACGATATCCGCCCCAAGATCGAGCGGCAGTCTGCCTCTCCGGTAGAGATCCTCGGCGGGGAAGTGGTGGCTATCTATGCTCATCCGGAGCCGTGGGAGCCGTGGGTTTGA